In Rosa rugosa chromosome 4, drRosRugo1.1, whole genome shotgun sequence, the genomic stretch ATATCATTTTCAGTATCCAAGATACAATCCATAGCCACCCATTAACAGCCTACACAGATCAAATCGTAGACAATAATGTGAAGCGACTCTTACGCAAGATTAATAAGGTATAGTATGCTATGCAAATGCATAGGAGAAGTGCACTTGGTACTTTCGGTAAGTGAATATAGTATTCAGTAAATGAGAGGTACATTATGCTAACCTTACTTTTCCGACCGCTGTGTGCTATGCATGTTTGAAAGGGTAGGAAACACAGATGATAGAATGTAGAAGGCATGGGACATAGTGCAAAAACTACTTTTAATAACATAAATAAATCAATCTCAGTATTTAGCTGGGTTAACTACATTTTCCTTTCTGCAGTGGTTACAGAGCATCTTCTGGACACCAAGCCTTTGCATAAACTCAGACCACTATTGTTGTAATTCTTTTAGCTTCTTTGTTGTGTCATTAGGGGACAATTCAcacacaaacaaaaaaaaaaagaagtttttGGTATTCAGATTATTTCTTTTAGCTATATAGATAGTTGGATAATATTTTGGAAATATGTGACAGAGGGAACGTAGATGAGATGGGATAAAAATATTAGACCTGTTATTGGTTAATTTATTGCTATTTTTATGAATCAGTCTATGCGcatctttttctccttctctgACATCTTTGGTCTCCATGCACTCATCTTCCTTCTCTATCCTTAATGATTACCAATGTTACCAAGCAGGCACTTGGTTTTAATTTTAATGATAAAAAATTTTATATGAGCCTTAAACTTTTCTAATGAATTAATATACAATGTAAGATGAATACAGAAATATAGCAAAATATCAAGGCATTTGGTAGTGAAGTACCTTAAAGGTGAGCTCTTTTGTGCCTGCCTGAACCACAGTTGCAGATGATTGAGTTGCATATGCAGCAACCAAAGATAGCCTACCAATTCCCTACAGAAAACAGACTGATCATGCGACCTTGAATCTCCATGAACACCGGTAAAAGATTGATTGTGGTAGATACCTAGCAAGTAAAGAAATTCGGAAATCGAGAGAGAGATAAAAGAGCGGCTTACATCTCTGTTGGCTTCGTCGGCTATTTTCAATGGATTCTCTGCAAACTAAAAAATTACCGCTACTCACTTCAACATCATGCAATGGAACTGTTCCATCTTCAACCCCGGAAGCGATTTATGGAAGGAGTTATGCAGAAGATTTGTTTGCGATTCGaaatcccttcttcttcttctacccagatcactctctctctctgttctcaAGGAATGTGTAGATCAGAAGGTTATAGAAGAATGGCAAACTGTAATTGAGGAAAGTAGAAACGGCAAAAGCGTCACCCCACTTTGTGAACAGTAATGAACAGCTTTAGTATATAGGCTTATAGAGAATAAGATTCCATATTGCCCACATTATCTTCAAATGTCGCTGCATCGTCGCCGGAAGCTATAGCCCAGATATTTCTCAGTCTTAAACGTCGTCAGGTTCGACGCCTTAATGCTTTATGACATAAAATGCAGATGTTCCAGCCACCATTGCTTGTGTTTGATTCAACTCTGATGTGGTAATTTTAGATTTGGTTAAAGAAATCTTCCATACAATTTATTTTCATCATCTCCACGAAAACGAAGAATTCATATACAATCAAACATCCTCGATCCACATCATCTATGGATTCTATGTGAGTCTCTGACATTGGAGATAGAGATTGAAATCAATTTTAATTTGATTTCCTACTTGCTCTGCCACTTGAGAACTTGACTCCTATTATCATTTCagagaatcaaagaaaaattacaGATCTAGGACTTCATGAGCAGCCACAAGGTTGCAAGTTAGGGGAAAGAACATGACATCTATGTCTTCTGACTTGAGAATTTAAATCGGAATAGAACGGGGCTCGACTCAGATAGTTGCCGGTGACACACTACATCATGTGTCAGAAAGACCTCCAAATCTTTATCTTCAGAGGAATTCAGTGCAATAATCAATGATTCTGCATACTATATTCACTTGAAGATCCCCAAGTACCAACTGCAGAGTTCCTTGACGTATTCACTGAGTAAGAGTTTCCGCTTTTCTCTTCTTGGTTGCACCAAGCCTCTGCACATAGGCAATGTATCCATCCACGTCAAATTTCCTTTTGCAGCCTGCATAGTTCATGTAACGTATTTTCCCAAAAATTGGTCGTTCCTTCCAACCCTGAAATTCCATATCAAATTAGTTGATCAGCGAATCTCACTGAAAATGATTCTCATCCCAATTTCATTCTCATTTATATCACTTCCAGTTGTCTAAGAAAGAACCAATCACTCATAATCACTGGTTTTATAATGAGTAGAAAGTTGGAATAAAATGCAgagatcaaaatataaaatgatGGACATAAACCTGGTCGTGAACACCACATATTGACCACATGCAACCAACATATCCATTGGGATCCCTTCCATCTATTTCATACTGCAAGAAGTTTTATCAGCCAAAGAGGTCTAGGTGAAAATTTGGCAACAGCCTCCATATAAGCGTAATAGAATTGTACTTGCATACCTTGTTATTTAAATATATGGATATTTCAAGGGCTTCTTCGGGTCCTCTTGTCCACTCAAGGATCTTTTTTGCCCAATACATCCTGCAGATGAAACAATAACTTAAACTTGCTCTCCTGACATTAAATACTAAACAGAACCAACAGCATGACGTTGGTATGTGAAACAAGCAACATACATACTGATTAGATCTTAATGAAACTCTAGTCATCAATGCAAGCACTATGTGATGCCATGCTCAGCAAATAGAAGAACTGCTTAACTGGGACAAGCAAACTGGGACCATAATACTCAAAGGATATTCTATGAGATTTTAAATATTAGAAACAAGAAAACTCTGATCAGAGTAGTAAACCATTTAACCTGACAGAGAATAGTTCCTTACCGCATAAAACCATGCATCTTCCCGTAATGAACCATCTCACATTGGGAGGCATTCCAGAGCTGAAAAGcaggagaagaagaaacagaaggtgATAAGAAAATGATACAGCAGACAACCTGAATACAACAGAGGAGACACGCAAATACATAAGCTTTATGAAGTAGAAGCTCAGTTAACTTACAGGATCAGCAGTTTGTGCCTTCTCCAATAGCTCCCTCCTGCAATTTAGAAATTTTACACGCTTCATAACCATTATCGCTTCAGAAACAACAATCAACATATAGCAACAAAGGACAACTAATATACTGACGTGTAAATATGTTCTCGCTTATCCGAAGCATGGTCCATTAAGGTCTTACGTGCCCATTCCCATGCCCCTTGCAATGAATCATATTGAGGCTGGTAAAAGCAGTAGTTGTCAGCAAGTTCTCTGCGCACAATCAACTCCTCTAAAAATGCATCCACTGCCTTATAATAGCAAGTAAAAGTAGGAAAATAAGCAACATATCATATACAATAAACCACTTCACATGAAGCAAGAGTAGAACTATAGAAAGACGGCACAAATTGCAGATAATTCTGGACACAGCAAAGTCAGCACAGATAAGGAAAATgtaaaagcaaaaacaaataTTCAACATGAATTTAAAATCACAAACCAGGGGACTGAGTTTTCGGACACTGCGTGCCTCCAAGGCACACCTCTGAGCAGATATTTGCCCAAAATGCAAATATGGAGAAAGACCAGACACCCCTCTTGGTTTCAAAGGGTTATTCCGGTCCGATGAATAACCCTTCAGCCTTTTTGTCAAGAATCCATTTTTCCTACCCATCAAAACTTCTATTGCTGCCTTTTCTCCTGGTTCGCACCAGTCAACTTCAGGAACTTCTTCTCCTTTCCTAGTCATACACAAGAACAACATCAACAACAGAAACCCCAACATTCCCCAATCATGTCAACAAAACGTAAACAACACCTAACCTTAAAACTTCATCAATAAGACCATCCCAATCAATCGCGGGACTTGTGCCCACCCATTTTGCAATCGGTGGCTGCAACATAGGAAATTCAATAAGGTACTCGGGCAGCCTTTTATTTATCTTACTCCTTATAGTCCTAGCACTATACTCCAACTTCTCCGATGCCACCCAAACAGGCACCACATTGTGGGCATCAACTTCATGTACGGTCACAAAATCACTAACTCTCTTGCATATTTCCTCTTTACATTTCTGAACCTCCCTTAAAGGTGAAAAATCTGTTACTAATAGTGAAGCCCCACATTCCCTCACAAAAGTGGGTATAGTCTCCTCCGCTTCTCCCTGTAATTGAAAACCCACCAATAAACCTCTAAACTTACAAAAAGCCCCAATATTTCCAataaacacaaacaaacaatttccaaaatttcTAAAGCATAAATGTCAATTGAACCAAATAGGTATCTAAAAATTCAATCTTTTAACATACCCGGACAAGAAAAAATGGAATCTGATGCGATTCTTCAAGATCAGGATGCAATTGTCGCAAGCCTCTCAGCATAAACCCTAAATGGCGGGCTTTGGCGCCAAGAAATTGATCGAACAAATTGAAGGCCACGGCGACCGGGACATGGGCCTTGTTGGCCTCTTCAACGGCGTGGATCAACGCCCAGTTGTCTTTGACCCGTTGGTCTCTGAACATCCAATAAACCACGGGACCCGGATTCGGGTCGACCCGTTTAGGCCCTTGCTTTAGGACCCGAAACCGACCCGGTTGGACGGAGGCGGTGTTTGCGGCCATGGAGGAGTAGAAGGGAAGCGGAATGCGGTGGCTAATTTGCGCCGGCGGTGTACTGAGAATGTGGGCCAGGGTGGGTGtaggttgagagagagaggagtgattcttgcgtggggcagccgcaccgccacgtggtgcggcaggccaatcattctcctagcaggggggtatttttggtatttcacatttaaaaatcagggacaatTTCGGAATAAAGACAAAAATTCCTGAGCTTTGATTGGGTAgccgcaccgtacacgtggtgcggctacccgcacctaagaattggccGAGAGAGAGAATCAGAGAAGGTGAAaatgaggaaggaaaaaaaggagGGAAACCAAACGGTTGAAGGTGTGGTTTTGAATGCAGATACGTGGGTTGATTAGAGCGAAGTGTTTGGTCGTTAATGTAGTTGGGTTATCATTTGGTGGATCAGGCCCAAAATAAGTTCTCGACCCAAAGTGAAGGGAGTGTTGTAAGATTTGAAGGGGGCCCAAGATAAGTTCTCTCCCGAAGGTGGGAGACTTATCTGGCAtcctggtggtggttgacaggTTTTCAAAGTATGCCACCTTATTGTTTCCGGGATCAAAGGGCTTGTGAAGAATGGCTAATTAGGCGGCAGATCACATTGTGTCTAGCTGATTGGGTTCAGTTTCCACCTTCCTTCTTTTCTCATATTCTCTTGTATGATGTCGCGATGCCGGACGTGATCCGACttagtttgttttctttctcgACTCCCCTTTTCTTCTGTGTTTTGGGCAGGGGGTTTTAGCtctgtttgtttttttctttggtgTTTGTTTCAATGAATTActttttgttcaaaaaaaaaatgtgaagaaaaaaataaaaaagttcaaaacaataacaataactttaaaaaaaatctaatattATGGTTTTTATCCAAAAATTTGGAATATAGTACACGGATTTTGGTCAACATCTCATGTTATTGTTTTCTTATTAAAAATTTTCAACCctcaaataataattttttaacATTTTTCGAAATGACAGAACTCAAAAATCATGACATAATTTTGTCTATGATTTTTTTAAGTCAAAAGCCATAAActtcataaaataaaaattcgGTCAAGGTTTGGTGTTCCATCAATGGAACAAACTCTTAAAATTATGTTGTACAAATGGTGAGCTTATGGTATAGAAGAAAGTTTTCTGAAAAAAATGTGAGGAA encodes the following:
- the LOC133743744 gene encoding deoxyribodipyrimidine photo-lyase-like, translated to MAANTASVQPGRFRVLKQGPKRVDPNPGPVVYWMFRDQRVKDNWALIHAVEEANKAHVPVAVAFNLFDQFLGAKARHLGFMLRGLRQLHPDLEESHQIPFFLVRGEAEETIPTFVRECGASLLVTDFSPLREVQKCKEEICKRVSDFVTVHEVDAHNVVPVWVASEKLEYSARTIRSKINKRLPEYLIEFPMLQPPIAKWVGTSPAIDWDGLIDEVLRKGEEVPEVDWCEPGEKAAIEVLMGRKNGFLTKRLKGYSSDRNNPLKPRGVSGLSPYLHFGQISAQRCALEARSVRKLSPLAVDAFLEELIVRRELADNYCFYQPQYDSLQGAWEWARKTLMDHASDKREHIYTRELLEKAQTADPLWNASQCEMVHYGKMHGFMRMYWAKKILEWTRGPEEALEISIYLNNKYEIDGRDPNGYVGCMWSICGVHDQGWKERPIFGKIRYMNYAGCKRKFDVDGYIAYVQRLGATKKRKAETLTQ